From one Nycticebus coucang isolate mNycCou1 chromosome 14, mNycCou1.pri, whole genome shotgun sequence genomic stretch:
- the SF1 gene encoding splicing factor 1 isoform X4, giving the protein MATGANATPLDFPSKKRKRSRWNQDTMEQKTVIPGMPTVIPPGLTREQERAYIVQLQIEDLTRKLRTGDLGIPPNPEDRSPSPEPIYNSEGKRLNTREFRTRKKLEEERHNLITEMVALNPDFKPPADYKPPATRVSDKVMIPQDEYPEINFVGLLIGPRGNTLKNIEKECNAKIMIRGKGSVKEGKVGRKDGQMLPGEDEPLHALVTANTMENVKKAVEQIRNILKQGIETPEDQNDLRKMQLRELARLNGTLREDDNSRILRPWQSSETRSITNTTVCTKCGGAGHIASDCKFQRPGDPQSAQDKARMDKEYLSLMAELGEAPVPASVGSTSGPATTPLASAPRPAAPANNPPPPSLMSTTQSRPPWMNSGPSESRPYHGMHGGGPGGPGGGPHSFPHPLPSLTGGHGGHPMQHNPNGPPPPWMQPPPPPMNQGPHPPGHHGPPPMDQYLGSTPVGSGVYRLHQGKGMMPPPPMGMMPPPPPPPSGQPPPPPSGPLPPWQQQQQQPPPPPPPSSSMASSTPLPWQQNTTTTTTSAGTGSIPPWQQQQAAAAASPGAPQMQGNPTMVPLPPGVQPPLPPGAPPPPPPPPPGSGMMYAPPPPPPPPMDPSNFVTMMGMGVAGMPPFGMPPAPPPPPPQN; this is encoded by the exons ATGGCGACCGGAGCGAACGCCACGCCGCTGG ACTTCCCAAGTAAGAAGCGGAAGAGGAGCCGCTGGAACCAAGACACAATGGAGCAGAAGACAGTGATTCCAGGAATGCCTACAGTTATTCCCCCTGGACTTACTCGGGAACAAGAAAGAGCTTATATAG TGCAACTGCAGATAGAAGACCTGACTCGTAAACTGCGCACAGGAGACCTGGGCATCCCCCCTAACCCTGAGGACAG GTCCCCTTCCCCTGAGCCCATCTACAACAGTGAGGGGAAGCGGCTTAACACTCGAGAGTTTCGTACCCGAAAAAAGCTTGAAGAGGAGCGGCACAACCTCATCACAGAGATGGTTGCACTCAACCCTGATTTCAAGCCACCTGCAGATTACAA ACCTCCAGCAACACGTGTGAGTGATAAAGTAATGATTCCACAAGATGAATATCCAGAAATCAACTTTGTGGGGCTGCTAATTGGGCCCAG AGGGAACACCCTGAAGAACATAGAGAAGGAGTGCAATGCCAAGATTATGATCCGAGGGAAAGGGTCTGTGAAAGAAGGGAAGGTTGGGCGCAAAGATGGCCAGATGTTGCCAGGGGAAGATGAACCACTTCACGCCCTGGTCACTGCCAATACAATGGAGAATGTTAAAAAGGCTGTAGAACAG ATCAGAAACATCCTGAAACAGGGTATTGAGACCCCAGAGGACCAGAATGATCTACGGAAGATGCAGCTTCGGGAGTTGGCTCGCTTGAATGGGACCCTTCGGGAAGATGATAACAG cagGATCTTAAGACCCTGGCAAAGCTCAGAGACCCGCAGCATCACTAATACCACAGTGTGTACCAAGTGTGGAGGGGCTGGCCACATAGCATCAGATTGCAAATTCCAAAG GCCTGGTGACCCCCAGTCAGCTCAGGATAAAGCACGGATGGATAAAGAATATTTGTCACTCATGGCTGAACTGGGTGAAGCACCCGTACCAGCATCTGTGGGCTCCACTTCTGGGCCTGCCACCACACCTCTGGCTAGCGCTCCTCGGCCTGCTGCTCCTGCCAATAACCCACCTCCACCG TCTCTTATGTCCACCACCCAGAGCCGTCCGCCCTGGATGAATTCTGGCCCTTCAGAGAGTCGGCCTTACCATGGCATGCACGGAGGTGGTCCTGGAGGTCCTGGAGGTGGCCCCCACAGCTTCCCACACCCATTACCCAGTCTGACAGGTGGGCATGGTGGACATCCCATGCAGCACAACCCTAATGGACCCCCACCCCCTTGGatgcagccaccaccaccaccgatGAACCAGGGCCCCCACCCACCTGGGCACCATGGCCCTCCTCCAATGG ATCAGTACCTGGGAAGTACGCCTGTGGGCTCTGGGGTCTATCGCCTGCATCAAGGAAAAG GTATGATGCCGCCGCCGCCTATGGGCATgatgccgccgccgccgccgcctcccagTGGgcaacccccaccccctccctctggtCCTCTTCCCCCatggcaacagcagcagcagcagcctccgCCACCCCCTCCGCCCAGCAGCAGTATGGCTTCCAGTACCCCCTTGCCATGGCAGCAAA ATACGACGACTACCACCACGAGCGCTGGCACAGGGTCCATCCCGCCATGGCAACAGCAGCAGGCGGCTGCAGCAGCTTCTCCAGGAGCCCCTCAGATGCAAGGCAACCCCACTATGGTGCCCCTGCCCCCCGGGGTCCAGCCGCCTCTGCCGCCCGGGGCCCCTCCCCCTCCGCCGCCTCCACCACCTGGTTCCGGCATGATGTATGCCCCGCCCCCCCCTCCTCCGCCTCCCATGGACCCTTCTAACTTTGTCACCATGATGGGCATGGGGGTGGCAGGCATGCCGCCCTTCGGGATGCCTCCAGCTCCCCCACCGCCTCCACCACAGAACTAG
- the SF1 gene encoding splicing factor 1 isoform X5, with translation MATGANATPLDFPSKKRKRSRWNQDTMEQKTVIPGMPTVIPPGLTREQERAYIVQLQIEDLTRKLRTGDLGIPPNPEDRSPSPEPIYNSEGKRLNTREFRTRKKLEEERHNLITEMVALNPDFKPPADYKPPATRVSDKVMIPQDEYPEINFVGLLIGPRGNTLKNIEKECNAKIMIRGKGSVKEGKVGRKDGQMLPGEDEPLHALVTANTMENVKKAVEQIRNILKQGIETPEDQNDLRKMQLRELARLNGTLREDDNRILRPWQSSETRSITNTTVCTKCGGAGHIASDCKFQRPGDPQSAQDKARMDKEYLSLMAELGEAPVPASVGSTSGPATTPLASAPRPAAPANNPPPPSLMSTTQSRPPWMNSGPSESRPYHGMHGGGPGGPGGGPHSFPHPLPSLTGGHGGHPMQHNPNGPPPPWMQPPPPPMNQGPHPPGHHGPPPMDQYLGSTPVGSGVYRLHQGKGMMPPPPMGMMPPPPPPPSGQPPPPPSGPLPPWQQQQQQPPPPPPPSSSMASSTPLPWQQNTTTTTTSAGTGSIPPWQQQQAAAAASPGAPQMQGNPTMVPLPPGVQPPLPPGAPPPPPPPPPGSGMMYAPPPPPPPPMDPSNFVTMMGMGVAGMPPFGMPPAPPPPPPQN, from the exons ATGGCGACCGGAGCGAACGCCACGCCGCTGG ACTTCCCAAGTAAGAAGCGGAAGAGGAGCCGCTGGAACCAAGACACAATGGAGCAGAAGACAGTGATTCCAGGAATGCCTACAGTTATTCCCCCTGGACTTACTCGGGAACAAGAAAGAGCTTATATAG TGCAACTGCAGATAGAAGACCTGACTCGTAAACTGCGCACAGGAGACCTGGGCATCCCCCCTAACCCTGAGGACAG GTCCCCTTCCCCTGAGCCCATCTACAACAGTGAGGGGAAGCGGCTTAACACTCGAGAGTTTCGTACCCGAAAAAAGCTTGAAGAGGAGCGGCACAACCTCATCACAGAGATGGTTGCACTCAACCCTGATTTCAAGCCACCTGCAGATTACAA ACCTCCAGCAACACGTGTGAGTGATAAAGTAATGATTCCACAAGATGAATATCCAGAAATCAACTTTGTGGGGCTGCTAATTGGGCCCAG AGGGAACACCCTGAAGAACATAGAGAAGGAGTGCAATGCCAAGATTATGATCCGAGGGAAAGGGTCTGTGAAAGAAGGGAAGGTTGGGCGCAAAGATGGCCAGATGTTGCCAGGGGAAGATGAACCACTTCACGCCCTGGTCACTGCCAATACAATGGAGAATGTTAAAAAGGCTGTAGAACAG ATCAGAAACATCCTGAAACAGGGTATTGAGACCCCAGAGGACCAGAATGATCTACGGAAGATGCAGCTTCGGGAGTTGGCTCGCTTGAATGGGACCCTTCGGGAAGATGATAACAG GATCTTAAGACCCTGGCAAAGCTCAGAGACCCGCAGCATCACTAATACCACAGTGTGTACCAAGTGTGGAGGGGCTGGCCACATAGCATCAGATTGCAAATTCCAAAG GCCTGGTGACCCCCAGTCAGCTCAGGATAAAGCACGGATGGATAAAGAATATTTGTCACTCATGGCTGAACTGGGTGAAGCACCCGTACCAGCATCTGTGGGCTCCACTTCTGGGCCTGCCACCACACCTCTGGCTAGCGCTCCTCGGCCTGCTGCTCCTGCCAATAACCCACCTCCACCG TCTCTTATGTCCACCACCCAGAGCCGTCCGCCCTGGATGAATTCTGGCCCTTCAGAGAGTCGGCCTTACCATGGCATGCACGGAGGTGGTCCTGGAGGTCCTGGAGGTGGCCCCCACAGCTTCCCACACCCATTACCCAGTCTGACAGGTGGGCATGGTGGACATCCCATGCAGCACAACCCTAATGGACCCCCACCCCCTTGGatgcagccaccaccaccaccgatGAACCAGGGCCCCCACCCACCTGGGCACCATGGCCCTCCTCCAATGG ATCAGTACCTGGGAAGTACGCCTGTGGGCTCTGGGGTCTATCGCCTGCATCAAGGAAAAG GTATGATGCCGCCGCCGCCTATGGGCATgatgccgccgccgccgccgcctcccagTGGgcaacccccaccccctccctctggtCCTCTTCCCCCatggcaacagcagcagcagcagcctccgCCACCCCCTCCGCCCAGCAGCAGTATGGCTTCCAGTACCCCCTTGCCATGGCAGCAAA ATACGACGACTACCACCACGAGCGCTGGCACAGGGTCCATCCCGCCATGGCAACAGCAGCAGGCGGCTGCAGCAGCTTCTCCAGGAGCCCCTCAGATGCAAGGCAACCCCACTATGGTGCCCCTGCCCCCCGGGGTCCAGCCGCCTCTGCCGCCCGGGGCCCCTCCCCCTCCGCCGCCTCCACCACCTGGTTCCGGCATGATGTATGCCCCGCCCCCCCCTCCTCCGCCTCCCATGGACCCTTCTAACTTTGTCACCATGATGGGCATGGGGGTGGCAGGCATGCCGCCCTTCGGGATGCCTCCAGCTCCCCCACCGCCTCCACCACAGAACTAG
- the SF1 gene encoding splicing factor 1 isoform X7, whose protein sequence is MATGANATPLDFPSKKRKRSRWNQDTMEQKTVIPGMPTVIPPGLTREQERAYIVQLQIEDLTRKLRTGDLGIPPNPEDRSPSPEPIYNSEGKRLNTREFRTRKKLEEERHNLITEMVALNPDFKPPADYKPPATRVSDKVMIPQDEYPEINFVGLLIGPRGNTLKNIEKECNAKIMIRGKGSVKEGKVGRKDGQMLPGEDEPLHALVTANTMENVKKAVEQIRNILKQGIETPEDQNDLRKMQLRELARLNGTLREDDNRILRPWQSSETRSITNTTVCTKCGGAGHIASDCKFQRPGDPQSAQDKARMDKEYLSLMAELGEAPVPASVGSTSGPATTPLASAPRPAAPANNPPPPSLMSTTQSRPPWMNSGPSESRPYHGMHGGGPGGPGGGPHSFPHPLPSLTGGHGGHPMQHNPNGPPPPWMQPPPPPMNQGPHPPGHHGPPPMGKSVPGKYACGLWGLSPASRKRYDAAAAYGHDAAAAAASQWATPTPSLWSSSPMATAAAAASATPSAQQQYGFQYPLAMAAKIPPRGSDGPSHESEDFPRPLVTLPGRQPQQRPWWTGWFGKAA, encoded by the exons ATGGCGACCGGAGCGAACGCCACGCCGCTGG ACTTCCCAAGTAAGAAGCGGAAGAGGAGCCGCTGGAACCAAGACACAATGGAGCAGAAGACAGTGATTCCAGGAATGCCTACAGTTATTCCCCCTGGACTTACTCGGGAACAAGAAAGAGCTTATATAG TGCAACTGCAGATAGAAGACCTGACTCGTAAACTGCGCACAGGAGACCTGGGCATCCCCCCTAACCCTGAGGACAG GTCCCCTTCCCCTGAGCCCATCTACAACAGTGAGGGGAAGCGGCTTAACACTCGAGAGTTTCGTACCCGAAAAAAGCTTGAAGAGGAGCGGCACAACCTCATCACAGAGATGGTTGCACTCAACCCTGATTTCAAGCCACCTGCAGATTACAA ACCTCCAGCAACACGTGTGAGTGATAAAGTAATGATTCCACAAGATGAATATCCAGAAATCAACTTTGTGGGGCTGCTAATTGGGCCCAG AGGGAACACCCTGAAGAACATAGAGAAGGAGTGCAATGCCAAGATTATGATCCGAGGGAAAGGGTCTGTGAAAGAAGGGAAGGTTGGGCGCAAAGATGGCCAGATGTTGCCAGGGGAAGATGAACCACTTCACGCCCTGGTCACTGCCAATACAATGGAGAATGTTAAAAAGGCTGTAGAACAG ATCAGAAACATCCTGAAACAGGGTATTGAGACCCCAGAGGACCAGAATGATCTACGGAAGATGCAGCTTCGGGAGTTGGCTCGCTTGAATGGGACCCTTCGGGAAGATGATAACAG GATCTTAAGACCCTGGCAAAGCTCAGAGACCCGCAGCATCACTAATACCACAGTGTGTACCAAGTGTGGAGGGGCTGGCCACATAGCATCAGATTGCAAATTCCAAAG GCCTGGTGACCCCCAGTCAGCTCAGGATAAAGCACGGATGGATAAAGAATATTTGTCACTCATGGCTGAACTGGGTGAAGCACCCGTACCAGCATCTGTGGGCTCCACTTCTGGGCCTGCCACCACACCTCTGGCTAGCGCTCCTCGGCCTGCTGCTCCTGCCAATAACCCACCTCCACCG TCTCTTATGTCCACCACCCAGAGCCGTCCGCCCTGGATGAATTCTGGCCCTTCAGAGAGTCGGCCTTACCATGGCATGCACGGAGGTGGTCCTGGAGGTCCTGGAGGTGGCCCCCACAGCTTCCCACACCCATTACCCAGTCTGACAGGTGGGCATGGTGGACATCCCATGCAGCACAACCCTAATGGACCCCCACCCCCTTGGatgcagccaccaccaccaccgatGAACCAGGGCCCCCACCCACCTGGGCACCATGGCCCTCCTCCAATGGGTAA ATCAGTACCTGGGAAGTACGCCTGTGGGCTCTGGGGTCTATCGCCTGCATCAAGGAAAAG GTATGATGCCGCCGCCGCCTATGGGCATgatgccgccgccgccgccgcctcccagTGGgcaacccccaccccctccctctggtCCTCTTCCCCCatggcaacagcagcagcagcagcctccgCCACCCCCTCCGCCCAGCAGCAGTATGGCTTCCAGTACCCCCTTGCCATGGCAGCAAA GATCCCTCCCCGCGGCAGCGATGGCCCGAGCCATGAGAGTGAGGACTTTCCGCGCCCATTGGTGACCCTCCCAGGCAGACAGCCTCAGCAGCGCCCCTGGTGGACAGGATGGTTCGGCAAAGCAGCCTGA
- the SF1 gene encoding splicing factor 1 isoform X8 → MATGANATPLDFPSKKRKRSRWNQDTMEQKTVIPGMPTVIPPGLTREQERAYIVQLQIEDLTRKLRTGDLGIPPNPEDRSPSPEPIYNSEGKRLNTREFRTRKKLEEERHNLITEMVALNPDFKPPADYKPPATRVSDKVMIPQDEYPEINFVGLLIGPRGNTLKNIEKECNAKIMIRGKGSVKEGKVGRKDGQMLPGEDEPLHALVTANTMENVKKAVEQIRNILKQGIETPEDQNDLRKMQLRELARLNGTLREDDNRILRPWQSSETRSITNTTVCTKCGGAGHIASDCKFQRPGDPQSAQDKARMDKEYLSLMAELGEAPVPASVGSTSGPATTPLASAPRPAAPANNPPPPSLMSTTQSRPPWMNSGPSESRPYHGMHGGGPGGPGGGPHSFPHPLPSLTGGHGGHPMQHNPNGPPPPWMQPPPPPMNQGPHPPGHHGPPPMVPGKYACGLWGLSPASRKRYDAAAAYGHDAAAAAASQWATPTPSLWSSSPMATAAAAASATPSAQQQYGFQYPLAMAAKIPPRGSDGPSHESEDFPRPLVTLPGRQPQQRPWWTGWFGKAA, encoded by the exons ATGGCGACCGGAGCGAACGCCACGCCGCTGG ACTTCCCAAGTAAGAAGCGGAAGAGGAGCCGCTGGAACCAAGACACAATGGAGCAGAAGACAGTGATTCCAGGAATGCCTACAGTTATTCCCCCTGGACTTACTCGGGAACAAGAAAGAGCTTATATAG TGCAACTGCAGATAGAAGACCTGACTCGTAAACTGCGCACAGGAGACCTGGGCATCCCCCCTAACCCTGAGGACAG GTCCCCTTCCCCTGAGCCCATCTACAACAGTGAGGGGAAGCGGCTTAACACTCGAGAGTTTCGTACCCGAAAAAAGCTTGAAGAGGAGCGGCACAACCTCATCACAGAGATGGTTGCACTCAACCCTGATTTCAAGCCACCTGCAGATTACAA ACCTCCAGCAACACGTGTGAGTGATAAAGTAATGATTCCACAAGATGAATATCCAGAAATCAACTTTGTGGGGCTGCTAATTGGGCCCAG AGGGAACACCCTGAAGAACATAGAGAAGGAGTGCAATGCCAAGATTATGATCCGAGGGAAAGGGTCTGTGAAAGAAGGGAAGGTTGGGCGCAAAGATGGCCAGATGTTGCCAGGGGAAGATGAACCACTTCACGCCCTGGTCACTGCCAATACAATGGAGAATGTTAAAAAGGCTGTAGAACAG ATCAGAAACATCCTGAAACAGGGTATTGAGACCCCAGAGGACCAGAATGATCTACGGAAGATGCAGCTTCGGGAGTTGGCTCGCTTGAATGGGACCCTTCGGGAAGATGATAACAG GATCTTAAGACCCTGGCAAAGCTCAGAGACCCGCAGCATCACTAATACCACAGTGTGTACCAAGTGTGGAGGGGCTGGCCACATAGCATCAGATTGCAAATTCCAAAG GCCTGGTGACCCCCAGTCAGCTCAGGATAAAGCACGGATGGATAAAGAATATTTGTCACTCATGGCTGAACTGGGTGAAGCACCCGTACCAGCATCTGTGGGCTCCACTTCTGGGCCTGCCACCACACCTCTGGCTAGCGCTCCTCGGCCTGCTGCTCCTGCCAATAACCCACCTCCACCG TCTCTTATGTCCACCACCCAGAGCCGTCCGCCCTGGATGAATTCTGGCCCTTCAGAGAGTCGGCCTTACCATGGCATGCACGGAGGTGGTCCTGGAGGTCCTGGAGGTGGCCCCCACAGCTTCCCACACCCATTACCCAGTCTGACAGGTGGGCATGGTGGACATCCCATGCAGCACAACCCTAATGGACCCCCACCCCCTTGGatgcagccaccaccaccaccgatGAACCAGGGCCCCCACCCACCTGGGCACCATGGCCCTCCTCCAATGG TACCTGGGAAGTACGCCTGTGGGCTCTGGGGTCTATCGCCTGCATCAAGGAAAAG GTATGATGCCGCCGCCGCCTATGGGCATgatgccgccgccgccgccgcctcccagTGGgcaacccccaccccctccctctggtCCTCTTCCCCCatggcaacagcagcagcagcagcctccgCCACCCCCTCCGCCCAGCAGCAGTATGGCTTCCAGTACCCCCTTGCCATGGCAGCAAA GATCCCTCCCCGCGGCAGCGATGGCCCGAGCCATGAGAGTGAGGACTTTCCGCGCCCATTGGTGACCCTCCCAGGCAGACAGCCTCAGCAGCGCCCCTGGTGGACAGGATGGTTCGGCAAAGCAGCCTGA
- the SF1 gene encoding splicing factor 1 isoform X3, with the protein MATGANATPLGKLGPPGLPPLPGPKGVFEPGPTPAPGPGAGLLAPGPPPPPPVGSMGTLTAAFPFAALPPPPPPPLPPPPPPQQPPPPPSPGASYPPPQPPPPSPLYQRVSPPQPPPQPPRQDQQPGPAGGGGDFPSKKRKRSRWNQDTMEQKTVIPGMPTVIPPGLTREQERAYIVQLQIEDLTRKLRTGDLGIPPNPEDRSPSPEPIYNSEGKRLNTREFRTRKKLEEERHNLITEMVALNPDFKPPADYKPPATRVSDKVMIPQDEYPEINFVGLLIGPRGNTLKNIEKECNAKIMIRGKGSVKEGKVGRKDGQMLPGEDEPLHALVTANTMENVKKAVEQIRNILKQGIETPEDQNDLRKMQLRELARLNGTLREDDNRILRPWQSSETRSITNTTVCTKCGGAGHIASDCKFQRPGDPQSAQDKARMDKEYLSLMAELGEAPVPASVGSTSGPATTPLASAPRPAAPANNPPPPSLMSTTQSRPPWMNSGPSESRPYHGMHGGGPGGPGGGPHSFPHPLPSLTGGHGGHPMQHNPNGPPPPWMQPPPPPMNQGPHPPGHHGPPPMDQYLGSTPVGSGVYRLHQGKGMMPPPPMGMMPPPPPPPSGQPPPPPSGPLPPWQQQQQQPPPPPPPSSSMASSTPLPWQQRSLPAAAMARAMRVRTFRAHW; encoded by the exons ATGGCGACCGGAGCGAACGCCACGCCGCTGGGTAAGCTGGGCCCCCCCGGCCTCCCCCCGCTTCCCGGGCCCAAAGGGGTCTTCGAGCCCGGGCCTACGCCTGCCCCAGGGCCTGGGGCGGGGCTGCTGGCGCCTGGgccgccgccgcccccgcccGTGGGCTCGATGGGGACCCTGACCGCGGCCTTCCCCTTCGCGGCGCTGCCACCGCCACCGCCGCCTCCGCTGCCGCCCCCCCCGCCTCCCCagcagccgccgccgcctccgTCCCCGGGCGCCTCGTACCCGCCGCCGCAGCCTCCCCCTCCGTCGCCGCTCTACCAGCGCGTGTCGCCGCCGCAGCCGCCACCCCAGCCGCCGCGTCAGGACCAGCAGCCGGGCCCGGCCGGCGGCGGAGGAG ACTTCCCAAGTAAGAAGCGGAAGAGGAGCCGCTGGAACCAAGACACAATGGAGCAGAAGACAGTGATTCCAGGAATGCCTACAGTTATTCCCCCTGGACTTACTCGGGAACAAGAAAGAGCTTATATAG TGCAACTGCAGATAGAAGACCTGACTCGTAAACTGCGCACAGGAGACCTGGGCATCCCCCCTAACCCTGAGGACAG GTCCCCTTCCCCTGAGCCCATCTACAACAGTGAGGGGAAGCGGCTTAACACTCGAGAGTTTCGTACCCGAAAAAAGCTTGAAGAGGAGCGGCACAACCTCATCACAGAGATGGTTGCACTCAACCCTGATTTCAAGCCACCTGCAGATTACAA ACCTCCAGCAACACGTGTGAGTGATAAAGTAATGATTCCACAAGATGAATATCCAGAAATCAACTTTGTGGGGCTGCTAATTGGGCCCAG AGGGAACACCCTGAAGAACATAGAGAAGGAGTGCAATGCCAAGATTATGATCCGAGGGAAAGGGTCTGTGAAAGAAGGGAAGGTTGGGCGCAAAGATGGCCAGATGTTGCCAGGGGAAGATGAACCACTTCACGCCCTGGTCACTGCCAATACAATGGAGAATGTTAAAAAGGCTGTAGAACAG ATCAGAAACATCCTGAAACAGGGTATTGAGACCCCAGAGGACCAGAATGATCTACGGAAGATGCAGCTTCGGGAGTTGGCTCGCTTGAATGGGACCCTTCGGGAAGATGATAACAG GATCTTAAGACCCTGGCAAAGCTCAGAGACCCGCAGCATCACTAATACCACAGTGTGTACCAAGTGTGGAGGGGCTGGCCACATAGCATCAGATTGCAAATTCCAAAG GCCTGGTGACCCCCAGTCAGCTCAGGATAAAGCACGGATGGATAAAGAATATTTGTCACTCATGGCTGAACTGGGTGAAGCACCCGTACCAGCATCTGTGGGCTCCACTTCTGGGCCTGCCACCACACCTCTGGCTAGCGCTCCTCGGCCTGCTGCTCCTGCCAATAACCCACCTCCACCG TCTCTTATGTCCACCACCCAGAGCCGTCCGCCCTGGATGAATTCTGGCCCTTCAGAGAGTCGGCCTTACCATGGCATGCACGGAGGTGGTCCTGGAGGTCCTGGAGGTGGCCCCCACAGCTTCCCACACCCATTACCCAGTCTGACAGGTGGGCATGGTGGACATCCCATGCAGCACAACCCTAATGGACCCCCACCCCCTTGGatgcagccaccaccaccaccgatGAACCAGGGCCCCCACCCACCTGGGCACCATGGCCCTCCTCCAATGG ATCAGTACCTGGGAAGTACGCCTGTGGGCTCTGGGGTCTATCGCCTGCATCAAGGAAAAG GTATGATGCCGCCGCCGCCTATGGGCATgatgccgccgccgccgccgcctcccagTGGgcaacccccaccccctccctctggtCCTCTTCCCCCatggcaacagcagcagcagcagcctccgCCACCCCCTCCGCCCAGCAGCAGTATGGCTTCCAGTACCCCCTTGCCATGGCAGCAAA GATCCCTCCCCGCGGCAGCGATGGCCCGAGCCATGAGAGTGAGGACTTTCCGCGCCCATTGGTGA
- the SF1 gene encoding splicing factor 1 isoform X9 — protein MATGANATPLDFPSKKRKRSRWNQDTMEQKTVIPGMPTVIPPGLTREQERAYIVQLQIEDLTRKLRTGDLGIPPNPEDRSPSPEPIYNSEGKRLNTREFRTRKKLEEERHNLITEMVALNPDFKPPADYKPPATRVSDKVMIPQDEYPEINFVGLLIGPRGNTLKNIEKECNAKIMIRGKGSVKEGKVGRKDGQMLPGEDEPLHALVTANTMENVKKAVEQIRNILKQGIETPEDQNDLRKMQLRELARLNGTLREDDNRILRPWQSSETRSITNTTVCTKCGGAGHIASDCKFQRPGDPQSAQDKARMDKEYLSLMAELGEAPVPASVGSTSGPATTPLASAPRPAAPANNPPPPSLMSTTQSRPPWMNSGPSESRPYHGMHGGGPGGPGGGPHSFPHPLPSLTGGHGGHPMQHNPNGPPPPWMQPPPPPMNQGPHPPGHHGPPPMDQYLGSTPVGSGVYRLHQGKGMMPPPPMGMMPPPPPPPSGQPPPPPSGPLPPWQQQQQQPPPPPPPSSSMASSTPLPWQQRSLPAAAMARAMRVRTFRAHW, from the exons ATGGCGACCGGAGCGAACGCCACGCCGCTGG ACTTCCCAAGTAAGAAGCGGAAGAGGAGCCGCTGGAACCAAGACACAATGGAGCAGAAGACAGTGATTCCAGGAATGCCTACAGTTATTCCCCCTGGACTTACTCGGGAACAAGAAAGAGCTTATATAG TGCAACTGCAGATAGAAGACCTGACTCGTAAACTGCGCACAGGAGACCTGGGCATCCCCCCTAACCCTGAGGACAG GTCCCCTTCCCCTGAGCCCATCTACAACAGTGAGGGGAAGCGGCTTAACACTCGAGAGTTTCGTACCCGAAAAAAGCTTGAAGAGGAGCGGCACAACCTCATCACAGAGATGGTTGCACTCAACCCTGATTTCAAGCCACCTGCAGATTACAA ACCTCCAGCAACACGTGTGAGTGATAAAGTAATGATTCCACAAGATGAATATCCAGAAATCAACTTTGTGGGGCTGCTAATTGGGCCCAG AGGGAACACCCTGAAGAACATAGAGAAGGAGTGCAATGCCAAGATTATGATCCGAGGGAAAGGGTCTGTGAAAGAAGGGAAGGTTGGGCGCAAAGATGGCCAGATGTTGCCAGGGGAAGATGAACCACTTCACGCCCTGGTCACTGCCAATACAATGGAGAATGTTAAAAAGGCTGTAGAACAG ATCAGAAACATCCTGAAACAGGGTATTGAGACCCCAGAGGACCAGAATGATCTACGGAAGATGCAGCTTCGGGAGTTGGCTCGCTTGAATGGGACCCTTCGGGAAGATGATAACAG GATCTTAAGACCCTGGCAAAGCTCAGAGACCCGCAGCATCACTAATACCACAGTGTGTACCAAGTGTGGAGGGGCTGGCCACATAGCATCAGATTGCAAATTCCAAAG GCCTGGTGACCCCCAGTCAGCTCAGGATAAAGCACGGATGGATAAAGAATATTTGTCACTCATGGCTGAACTGGGTGAAGCACCCGTACCAGCATCTGTGGGCTCCACTTCTGGGCCTGCCACCACACCTCTGGCTAGCGCTCCTCGGCCTGCTGCTCCTGCCAATAACCCACCTCCACCG TCTCTTATGTCCACCACCCAGAGCCGTCCGCCCTGGATGAATTCTGGCCCTTCAGAGAGTCGGCCTTACCATGGCATGCACGGAGGTGGTCCTGGAGGTCCTGGAGGTGGCCCCCACAGCTTCCCACACCCATTACCCAGTCTGACAGGTGGGCATGGTGGACATCCCATGCAGCACAACCCTAATGGACCCCCACCCCCTTGGatgcagccaccaccaccaccgatGAACCAGGGCCCCCACCCACCTGGGCACCATGGCCCTCCTCCAATGG ATCAGTACCTGGGAAGTACGCCTGTGGGCTCTGGGGTCTATCGCCTGCATCAAGGAAAAG GTATGATGCCGCCGCCGCCTATGGGCATgatgccgccgccgccgccgcctcccagTGGgcaacccccaccccctccctctggtCCTCTTCCCCCatggcaacagcagcagcagcagcctccgCCACCCCCTCCGCCCAGCAGCAGTATGGCTTCCAGTACCCCCTTGCCATGGCAGCAAA GATCCCTCCCCGCGGCAGCGATGGCCCGAGCCATGAGAGTGAGGACTTTCCGCGCCCATTGGTGA